GATGCAGAAGCATTAGCAGAGGCGAATAAGATGACCCAGGATGCTGCCAATCAGCTTAAAGGAATTGGCAAAGAATTTGGAATTCCCAGTCTCCTTGTACTACCTCATAAGTCAAAGTTTGTTGAAGCAACAGTTACTGGCTATCACATTAGAGACGAATTTAAAGAGGATATCCGTGAGAAGTTTTATCCCAAAGACTATGACACAGATACTTACACGTGGAAGGAAGACTTTATCAAGAAAAATCCTGACCCTGCCAATAGCGCAAACTTTATTGATGAAGAGAAACGGAGCGAACCTAAGTCAAAAGCTACGATCGATCATCAGCCAAGAGTTGTTGAACATTGGGAGTCAACAGGCAAACAAATCACTCAGGCTGAGCGAGCAAGCTGGTATAAAGGTAGCGGTGGCAATAGAAAGCATTTGCGCGTAATCGCTAGAAGGCACAACAGCAGCGATGGAGCCGAGGCAAGAAAGAGCGGGTTAATTTATAAACCAGACCATATTGGTAAGGGATTTTTGGGTCCTGATGAAAGCTAATAAGGCGATTTCCAGAAATTTCTTTGAGACAACTGACTGCTTGAATGAAACTGTCAGATCTGGGTACTCAAATCACCGCTTTTTATCACTTTTTATCACTTTTTATCGCTGCAACCTTCCTTTTCCCTATCTTCAATTAGATAGCTTGAAATAGGCTCTATAGTTCATTCGCTCATTCAATCAAACGTTTTCTTTGCTTGAGTAAAGGCACTAATTCTATCGTTCTTTGTCTCGATCGCAAAAACTGCTTCACTTCCTCAAATGCTTGATACAATTGTTTCGCACTCTTAAACAAATCAAAGCTGAACATCGAATAGTAATGTTGTTTGATTCCTCAATGGCTTTGTTCTAATCGGATTTCCCAAGCTGCCGCTGGTTTCATGCTCAACGTCTGTACCCAGCTCCTCGTTGATCGCGCGGTACACATAGCACCATCTGCCTTACGATCTTCGCGAACGGACTCAGTATGAAGTCCAGTGTATTCCCTTCTGAATGTTTAATGTTCAACCCTTGAAATTGACTAGATTTATGCTGTTCTGCGGAGGCAGCTACTGAACGCTTCTTGAAAACTTAATGTTTTCTTTGGTTGGATGAGTGTAAAAGTTTACATAGGTGTAGTTTTGCTTCATCACCTTTTTATGTAGAAGAACTTTATGTGAATTTGGCTTTATCAGTTAATCTTCAGGGTTGTCGTTTTTAGTGATTCAAGAAACAATCAGGCTTTAGGGCGCAATCCACCAATCCTCATTCATCCTCTAACAATTGTTTTCTAATGCTTCAGCGTGCATTTCACCTCACTTTTAATTGTTAGAGATTGAAGTATGAGTTCACATTGTTGGTGACGATATTGTGAGATAGGGAGTTTAGGTAGTCCTATTTTGAATAGGTTAAAGAATAATCAGATATTGCTAGGAGCTTTGCACTATTACGTTAAGCGTCTCGTGCTACTTTTCTTTGCTCTTCGCTAAATGGCACTACCGAAAGTGTATTGCAGTAGAAGCTTTACCTTAAGTATTTTCCCTGCTTCGACTTTGTTTACAGCTTTGTGCTTGAACTGAATCGTCAATCTTTTCAGCTCACATACAAAATTTTGCTGATACTCACCTAGTACGATTGAGTACTTCTCATGTGGCTTATGCTTCCTAAGTTTTAGTCTTGAGTTTTTGCCTTTTCTATCTCAATGGATATCAACCAGTTGAGATAACAATTCAGGCTGAGCTTTTGATCAAGTGCCTCAATTTATGTTCTCTCCAGTAATTCAAGGAATATCAGATGGCAGTCTATAACGGTGATAACAACAACAATACCTACGCAGGTACATCTGGTGATGACACAATCAATGGTTTTGGTGGTAATGACACCTTAAATGGCGCAGGTGGTAATGACACGATCGATGGGGGCGATGGCAATGACACGATTAATCCTGGCTTAGGAAATGACACAGTCGATGGGGGAGCAGGCAGTGATATCCTCGTTGTCAATTACTCAACTGCAGGCAGTGCAGGTAATGGATTGTATAGCAGTGTCGGTAGCAATGGTGCAGATAGCTTTAATGGCTACTACTCTGCTTACAACGGCATAGGCTACGACCAGGTTAGCTTCTCCAACATCGAGCGGTTCAACATTACAGGGACAGCTTACGACGACAGCATTAACACCGGTAGTGGCAATGACACCATCAACGGTGGGGCTGGAAATGACACCCTCAATGCTGCAGAAGGAAACGATGTCATCAATGGAGGAACTGGAGACGACACGATTACGAGTGGTACTGGAAAAGACACGATCGATGGAGGGGTTGGAGTTGATACTGTCACTGATGCTGACTTCTCGGCTGCCACAGCAAGCTTGTCTTTCAATGACAACGGCAGCACTCAAGCAGCAGTAACGCTGGCAACTGGAGATAGTATTTCCAATGTGGAGTACTTCAATGGTTTGAATACAGGCAGTGGCAATGACACGATCAACTTCACCACTCGTCGAGATAACACCATCAACACTGGGGCAGGCAATGACAGCATCAATGCTGGCTTAGGATATGACACAGTGGATGGGGGAGCAGGGAACGATACCCTGACTGTCGATTACTCCACTGCAGGCAGTGCAGTCTATGGTGGCATCTCTAGTGGCTACTACGGTGCGACTGATGGCTACTACTCGACCTACAACGGCACTAGCTACGACCAAGTCGTTTTTTACAACATCGAGCAGTTTAATGTCACCGGTACTGCCTTTGATGACAGCATTATAACCAGGGATGGCAATGACACCATCAACGGGGGTGCTGGCAACGATACCATCAATGCTGCAGAGGGAAATAACGTAGTTAACGGTGGCACTGGCAATGACACGATCACCAGTGGAGCAGGGAATGACACGATCGATGCAGGCACCGGAGACGACACGATTACCAGCGACAGTGGAAAAGACACGATTAGCGGTGGCACAGGCAGCGACACTCTCACTGATGCTGACTTCTCTGCTGCTACCACCAATCTTAGCTTTACCGATGACGGTACAACTCAAGCAGCAGTGACACTGGCAACCGGAGATAGTGCTTCTGGTATTGAGTACTTCAATGGTTTGAGTACAGGCAGTGGCAGTGACACCATCAGCTTCACTACTCGTCGAGATAACACCATCAACACTGGTGCAGGCAATGACACCATCAATGCTGGCTTAGGACAGGATT
Above is a window of Trichocoleus sp. DNA encoding:
- a CDS encoding calcium-binding protein, with amino-acid sequence MAVYNGDNNNNTYAGTSGDDTINGFGGNDTLNGAGGNDTIDGGDGNDTINPGLGNDTVDGGAGSDILVVNYSTAGSAGNGLYSSVGSNGADSFNGYYSAYNGIGYDQVSFSNIERFNITGTAYDDSINTGSGNDTINGGAGNDTLNAAEGNDVINGGTGDDTITSGTGKDTIDGGVGVDTVTDADFSAATASLSFNDNGSTQAAVTLATGDSISNVEYFNGLNTGSGNDTINFTTRRDNTINTGAGNDSINAGLGYDTVDGGAGNDTLTVDYSTAGSAVYGGISSGYYGATDGYYSTYNGTSYDQVVFYNIEQFNVTGTAFDDSIITRDGNDTINGGAGNDTINAAEGNNVVNGGTGNDTITSGAGNDTIDAGTGDDTITSDSGKDTISGGTGSDTLTDADFSAATTNLSFTDDGTTQAAVTLATGDSASGIEYFNGLSTGSGSDTISFTTRRDNTINTGAGNDTINAGLGQDSVDGGDGNDTLTVNYSTAGSTGNGIYSSYNSGTDGYFQTYNGTSNDTISFSNIEQLNVTGTAFDDTIHVGSGNDTVNSGAGNDAIYD